The Solea senegalensis isolate Sse05_10M linkage group LG12, IFAPA_SoseM_1, whole genome shotgun sequence DNA segment TGGCGCTGAGTGAGTGCGGCACAGAACATACATAGGAGAAAGTGTGTGCGGAtgatattttagacattttcttgctaaatgttggagattaacccatgttttcaggattgttaagtctttttacatgatctacagtttggcattgttcacTTTTATTCTTGTGACGGCGCTCTAAGCTAAAAAAATTGGGATTCAAATTTTTCCCGGAACCATGCAGCCCTAGTTTGGTCCGTTAAATGTCAGTAATcagtgatcagtgtttaccaatcCTGGTaataatgatgttctcgaatgttaGTTCTGAAAACTGAAATCATACAGTtctatttctttgttaaatggagcaaagaaacctgtatttgtgtttaacaGGTAACAATTGGCTTTATTCACCCTAATTTCATGGTAAAATGCATCATCAAACCTAATTCAATTGTCTATTTATCTGAGGAATTAGGAGAGGCTGTTTTTGTCTTACCACTCCGAAGGGAAGCTCCTGATGCAGAGGCTCTTGAGGAAGGTACTGCAAGGGCAGAGAAGGAGGCAGCGCTGGTGGGTGAAGAGAAGGAGGGTAGGAGAAGGTCCCTAATGGGTGCTGGTCCCCTCTTAGGTCAACTTCATTCTCTACCCTCTGTAGAGGCTGACATGAGAGGGAAAATAATTGCCTTTGAGACTCACaagatacacatacatgttACATAAAcgtgtcatatatatatatatatatatatatatatatatgagaggGAAAATATATCACaagatacacatacatgttACATAAAcgtgtcatatatatatatatatatatatatatatacatatatatgtatgtatacactcACCATGCGTGGGTGCTGAGGCTGTAAAGGGACAAACTGGCTCAAAGGAGTAAGGTGCGGAGGCTGGTGGGGGGGTACAGATGGGGTCGGGTGCAATACAAAATGTTCGCTGGAGATCAGCGGTGGAAAGGCTTGATAAGACACTGGCATATGCTGCATGGTACATGCCTGTATGAGctgaaggaggggaaaaaatacaGAAGAAAGGACAAAAATGGATACAGgtcaattatttatttcaaaatctgTTCATGTCAACAATCAATCTCATCCTAACCACAGTAAATTAGCTTATCTCTATTAACAGTAAGGTAGTTAACAATGATAGCATGTTGTATGTGTGGacttaaatacaacaaaaccataactttaaccataaccatattATGATCCTGAACTCTCGCTGTATCCACAAATGACAAACTAAATGTCACAATAACAGAATTACTGTTGCTGATAATAACTGTGCCAACACTGAGACTACATTACAAAATGTCTAAAGTCATAAACGTGACATATTGCATGGCTGGTATGGTGTGCTACATAGATGCCACTGACATTTGAGCTCTTCCTTTTCAAactcacaggaggaggaaggcagcagagcagagagagctgTCCGCTGAACATTACCGAGCATGctgggagctgctgagtgtTGCACCCTGGAAGGGGCTGCCCGGTGTGGATGGGAAACCCGTGGGTCGTCACCGTCGTAACAGTGTATGATATTGGAACTGATCCCTGGTGCATCTTTTGAGGAGAGTGGGAGGGGAGATGGGGTGACTCCACGGTGTAAAACAGAAGCTTCTTTGCACGTCTTAATTCTGCACATTTTGGTCAGACAAAATCAGTCGGCGTATGATTATTTACCCACCAGTCTGTTCTGGCTCTCTTACCTGCTCGTGTAGATCCACCATGATGGGACTCTGCTGGGGCAGGTGAGCAGCAGGGTGAAGCATGCGTGGTGCTGTGCTGGTGTGGCTGTATTGTCTGGATTCATCTAAAGGAACCTGTTGGTGATGCTGGGAGAAAAGCAGATGATGGAAGTTCTCATCCTGGACCAGGGAAGTGTGCAGCACAGGTCTGTCTCTTCTCCCCCACTGGCGTCTCACTGGTGGGCTACACGATGATATAGAAAACAATGAATCACTGGCAGAGAACGTTCAATATCATCATCTATCAGATAAATGGACAGTGTACAGTTGCTCTAAAAAAGTGCTTTTCATGGCGGACATCTTTACAGGTCACAGTAGaaaagcagggaaaaaaaagtaagaaaaatctgtatctgtgtctggATCAccaacataatatatatatatatatatatatatatgtgtgtatatatatatatatatgtgtgtatatatatatatatatatatatatgtcttcCTCATAACTCATAACCTACATCCCATGAAAATATGTCCTTTAGTTCAGGAGTTAAGCtgatcacaaacaaacacataagacagagaaagaaaaggacgGTCGAGTTCCATTAAGCTTTCCCATTTTCAGGGAGCATGCTGGCTAACTGTCACTTTGTCTTGACTTGAACAGAGTGAACAGAGCTATTGTTAATGTTATTGCACATATTTGTTTCTgctaaaaaacacatgtaataGGTCCATTGCCTGGGTGCTTAAAATACTGCTTTCCTTTTCTGCCATACCAATGACCTGAGTCACACACAACGCTGACTGATTTCTTTCATGGTCTGACAGTATTcctaacaaaata contains these protein-coding regions:
- the rnf44 gene encoding RING finger protein 44 isoform X2, whose product is MRPWEIAVNRLPPTAPLNPRRFLGEPCNAPVHLRRSPPVRRQWGRRDRPVLHTSLVQDENFHHLLFSQHHQQVPLDESRQYSHTSTAPRMLHPAAHLPQQSPIMVDLHEQMHQGSVPISYTVTTVTTHGFPIHTGQPLPGCNTQQLPACSVMFSGQLSLLCCLPPPLIQACTMQHMPVSYQAFPPLISSEHFVLHPTPSVPPHQPPHLTPLSQFVPLQPQHPRMPLQRVENEVDLRGDQHPLGTFSYPPSLHPPALPPSLPLQYLPQEPLHQELPFGVPYPQMLPRRVSGQRYRLQQPLPPPPPPPSYYPGFLPYFLSMLPVPPTAVGPAISLDLDVDDVEMENYEALLNLAERLGEAKPRGLTKADIEQLPSYRFNSENHLSEQTLCVVCFSDFECRQLLRVLPCNHEFHAKCVDKWLKTNRTCPICRADASDVHREVE
- the rnf44 gene encoding RING finger protein 44 isoform X3; translation: MRPWEIAVNRLPPTAPLNPRRFLGEPCNAPVHLRRSPPVRRQWGRRDRPVLHTSLVQDENFHHLLFSQHHQQVPLDESRQYSHTSTAPRMLHPAAHLPQQSPIMVDLHEQMHQGSVPISYTVTTVTTHGFPIHTGQPLPGCNTQQLPACSLIQACTMQHMPVSYQAFPPLISSEHFVLHPTPSVPPHQPPHLTPLSQFVPLQPQHPRMPLQRVENEVDLRGDQHPLGTFSYPPSLHPPALPPSLPLQYLPQEPLHQELPFGVPYPQMLPRRVSGQRYRLQQPLPPPPPPPSYYPGFLPYFLSMLPVPPTAVGPAISLDLDVDDVEMENYEALLNLAERLGEAKPRGLTKADIEQLPSYRFNSENHLSEQTLCVVCFSDFECRQLLRVLPCNHEFHAKCVDKWLKTNRTCPICRADASDVHREVE
- the rnf44 gene encoding RING finger protein 44 isoform X1, whose amino-acid sequence is MRPWEIAVNRLPPTAPLNPRRFLGEPCNAPVHLRRSPPVRRQWGRRDRPVLHTSLVQDENFHHLLFSQHHQQVPLDESRQYSHTSTAPRMLHPAAHLPQQSPIMVDLHEQMHQGSVPISYTVTTVTTHGFPIHTGQPLPGCNTQQLPACSVMFSGQLSLLCCLPPPVSLKRKSSNLIQACTMQHMPVSYQAFPPLISSEHFVLHPTPSVPPHQPPHLTPLSQFVPLQPQHPRMPLQRVENEVDLRGDQHPLGTFSYPPSLHPPALPPSLPLQYLPQEPLHQELPFGVPYPQMLPRRVSGQRYRLQQPLPPPPPPPSYYPGFLPYFLSMLPVPPTAVGPAISLDLDVDDVEMENYEALLNLAERLGEAKPRGLTKADIEQLPSYRFNSENHLSEQTLCVVCFSDFECRQLLRVLPCNHEFHAKCVDKWLKTNRTCPICRADASDVHREVE